One Phyllopteryx taeniolatus isolate TA_2022b chromosome 3, UOR_Ptae_1.2, whole genome shotgun sequence genomic window, GTGTTTTGATTACCATGGAAACTTGGCTTAAGCCGAGGATATGTGATGCTTGCATGCAGCTAGCAGGCCCCCTTAAGAAGTGGGAGGCATATACACCAACTGTTAAAATTCCTTCACAGTTTACCTTATTTAGATGTAAAATtgccctcaaattaaagctgaaagtctgcagttataGCACATCttgttcaattcatttcaaatctACTGTGGTGGTGTtgagagccaaaaagatgagaccGGTAGTGTAGAGATGAAGAGGTGTATGGAGTGAACTTTATGCATGAGCTGAGCTGATTCACGTATGATTATGATCAGgtagataataataaaattatcaaaataataatataaaaataaataaataataataatacaaatatttaatttgagCTTTTATTGAGGTGGGTAATGACTAGATGAGTGTTTTCAAACCAGTGTTGCAACCAAGGCAGCTATTTTACTTTGGAGAAACCTTGCGGTATacctacaaacaaaaatatcattaaAGTAtgcatactgaaataatgaccttgtctcaatttactcacaaatgtaatgTGAAATTTGGGATTGTCTAATTGAACAAAAAGCTGGTGTATTTTCAGGAAGCCATGATttgttctgttgtatgaattgcaacaggtggaaataataatttgaataattaaaattttagaCAGAAGCGTAAACATGTACTAAACTGAAAACCGTGACCACAAGGCCGAGGTAGGAATCGAACTGCGGATTTTGTGAACCGTTCCACCCTTAGTGGTTATTGTTTGAATCTGTTGTCAATTCCACTATCATGCTAAGTGAATGGTAGCTCTCGTTATGTTTTCTTCCATTAAATTCCCAGTTTGAGAAGAATGTGTCACTTCAGCAGCTGAACTGTACTCCgcattttaaaagtatttttgtgtgtgtgtgtgtgtgtgtgtgtgtgtgtgtgtggggcatcTGTAGGTATTCctcggacacctcacccatcaGAACTTTCTCCGTATTACCCCTTGTCTCCTGGTGCAGTTGGTTCTATTGCCCACCCGTTAGGCTGGCTCATGCCACAGTAAGTTTCTCACCACTCGAAAACGTGCAATGTTGAGTGCAATAACCATCTTGTGTTACAATGCAAAATATGTGCTTTACACTTCaaataagtaaaacaaataagttAACAGTTCCTCGCAGGAAAATAGTGCCATTTATGAATTGTTCCAGGAGTCATGGAATTGTTTGCCACGGTGCTTTTCCACAAGCAGGGGATTTGAGTTGATGAGTAGGGGATTAGTTCTGCTGGGTTTGCTGTCAGCTGTGTGTGATCCAGCTCACATTTCCATCACATTCTCCTTCTATCTCCTAGGCAGGGCCAGCACATGTACTCCATCCCTCCTGGGGGATTCCGTCACCCCTATCCAGCACTAGCTATGAATGCATCCATGTCCAGGTGAGTGGATCGAATTCAGCAACACACTCGCCTTCCCAAAGAGACAAACCTTATAGTAATCCCttgtttttcgcggttaatggggaccagaacctcccgcgaaaggtgaaaaactgcGAAGGTGaaaccccccccgccccccctaggaattttcatgtatgtgggtaccagaatgtttaaaatatgtaaacagtatttatactttacatatttgagacaaagattacaacagtacacgtatttacttaaatctttaattataaaaccttatacagtaattaacattcatcaacattgccttctgagagaggcgaagaggcttgcgctggtggcggaggagaggctctcacttgactcgtagaggctttacgttcactcggagactctcctgctggaggcgctgatggtgtagctgggattttaccttggagaaaaacatggtgatgggtagttgttgtctttgtttttcctcttgcttcaaaattcccctatacaaggacataaccccgtctcttattacgcggagttaccacacgtttcgcttccttattgaagcagttttgcagatgtttgcttcctctttctttatgtaccgcactgtagattcattcacgccatgatggcgtgccacagatgcataacttctgccctctttgatcatatctaaaagtttcactttttcgctgatggtcatcatcttcttcttcgtcttaggcgccccggaggaagctttcgcaggggcacagcacTTAGGcagcattgtaagggcttaactaatcaaataATAAGTtagcgcttaaacaaaaaaagttatcacgaaTGCAACACGAAGCTACACTATGCGAGACAgtcagcgtggacgagactcgcgagacacaacaagggaagctGCTGGGTGAGgttgcgatgatgcgcagccaatcagctcacgggataaatccactcgtgctctcattggtcgatgtcgcgccgggaaccaatcacgcgccttgtatgagtgcccgtggcatgcacagtacagtacaggcatgtacaaagcctctgagtcaacccATCTCTTtatttggcatgcagggaaaccttctctctcgtgcatcgacatgaaacaacgcgtctttccgcaatatggctgctgatatggctgtagcttttcatttttaatttttgatgaattttaaatttttttgggatgaatattttggaaaaacgcgcaaagcactgaagccgcaaaacgggaagcgcgaagtggcgagggagcACTGTACAGCGGACCCTCAGTTTACGAATGACCTGTTTGATGAATGATTTGCTCTactaactacattttttaagaaaaattacTTCGCTTCACGTACTCTTTTTGGTTTGCAAACAGTCTTGGCATGGATGCGGAAGGCTCAGTTGTACTTTTTCTCATCAAGGAACCATCATTGTTTCAGTGCGTCACACATTGCATTTATTGCAGGTAATGTAGGCAATTAGGTATCCTAATTGTAAAacgggaaaaataaaataaaataaaaaggaaataataGGTAAACATGAGATTAgtgttcctcccacatcccaaaaacatgcattaatcggagactctaaattgaccataggcatgactgtgagtgcgaatggttgttttgtttctatgtgccctgcgattggctggcaaccagttcagggtgtaccccgcctcctgcccgatgacagctgggataggctccagcacgcccgcgaccctagtgaggagaagcggctcagaaaatggatggatggatggagattagtgtttgtgtttgtgatctCGCTGTGCGGTCTGGTTTGGTGAAACAACTGCACTattgtaacaataataataataaatcaaatttgcCGGCACAGTGGACGGTGTCTCATCTGCCTCAGATGAGACACCGTCCAtccaagaaaatggatggataaatcttAATTTGTGTAgcgcttgtgaggataaagcggtataggaaatggatggatgaatgcattTCTCAATACCTGttagtgtggctttgtagtctatagcatacagtactgtactgtaagatCTTGTAAAGTGATTTGATAGCGAACAGTGTGTAATTTCACCCTATTTTCACTTAttctatattgtactgtatttattttcaaccacacattgaaaaaaataaagtaaatctaACTCCATTCTGGGGctagaatggattaattgcacTTCCAGTCATTTCAGTGGGAAACATTATCTTAGTTCACAAACGTTTTGGTTCATGAACGGCATGACGGAACGGATTCAATTCTTGAACTGAGGTTCCAACTGTAGTTGCCACTTCTATGACAAGTTTGAGTATTTACAGAATGTGTAGAATAAATGTCAGATATGACATTTCAATGCTGATGAGTTGAACCATTAACATAACATAATTAAGACTATGACAAAAATTAGCTATGACAAAATGTCAGATCCCGGACTACCTATGTTGTTAAGACTGGTTGTTAAGACTGGTTTAGCTTCTTCAGTGGATTAAAGAAATGAGCTAAAATATGCTAAAGTTCTGAGTGGCGCGCCGGGTTTTGTGGCTCGCTACAACATACATATTGAGCAAAGACTCAATCAGGACACAATCACAGATTATCTGAAGCAACACAGAGTAAACTCTGACCCTCACTCAAAATGGAATTGCGGATAGCATTATGGTGAtagttaaaaaatacattttcaaaagttttTCAGAACGTGGCCTCAGTCAAAGATGCACTCTCAACAAGAAAATCATAACtcaattatttaacaaaaagaCTATATATATTGACCGTTGTTTTGCGTTTGGTTCTTGTCAAATTATTTGGAGTATTATATATCTTGGCAGACTTCAGTATCGACTGCCTTTACTTAAATACTTCATGAGTATGCAATCCTTTTTAGTGAAATGGTGAACTTTGCCAAATCTCTTCCAAACCACTGAAACAACCTCCGTATTTAGGCTAACGTTGACTCAGTGTGCATTTTAAAGTTAAGCTGCTGACTTTGCATTTTAACTAAGCAGAGAAACAAGCTTTTATTGTATCGTGTCTGTGTCATGATACATTCAACTTTGCAAAAAGACAAAATCAATGAATTGTCCAATCTAACAGGACCTCATGATAGTTGGGTTATGGTGCCTAATTTTCTCCACAGAGCTTCATTGTATGAAGCATTGGGGGGAAAATTTTTTACTTTAGTTACTTTAAAAAGGTGTTCTGTGTGCAAGGCTGCTAGAACACTCTCCCTGGTCTGGAACGTGGCAAGGAAAGTGGTTTCAGGTGTCACGGCCATGCTGTTGCTATGGTAGCAACACACTTAACTTTCTCTTGCCATTGCTGAATAAAGGGGTCCTttgaaaaagtttttatttgaacaaaaaaagccaGCATGTCACtcattgtgtgtgtataaatttaGTCTAGACAGACACAGATGCTtagtttttctcaaatgtgagaAGGAGAAATGTTCTGGTATGTTCAACGAAACCTTTTCATGTTGAGTTCatggcctttttttgttttttgtttttgtaacctccTTCACCGCCTTTTATTCCTAGCTTGGTGTCCAGTCGCTTCTCCCCTCACATGGTGACTCCTCCGCCTCACAGCCTCCACCAGACCGGCATTCCCCATCCTGCCATCGTGTCGCCGGCCATCAAGCAAGAGCCCAACAGTGACAACACCACCCCATCGATGCATGCGTAAGACAAACGAactttctgatttcaaaacccACCAAGCATTTTCTGTAACAATCACTTTATTAATATCATCGCTCCAATGTGTTGGATCAGCAGGAAATCTCCCATCCCTCCCAAGAAAGAAGAGGACAAGAAGCCTCATATCAAAAAGCCTCTGAATGCTTTCATGTTGTATATGAAGGAGATGAGAGCCAAAGTAGTGGCAGAGTGCACTCTGAAGGAAAGTGCTGCCATCAACCAGATCCTTGGAAGACGGGTAAGTGGCCGCGACAGAGGTAGTGTGTGTTTTATCTTTTGTCCACTGGGATGTTGACTAAACCTTTGATATACGTTGCCTATTTTTCTACAGTGGCATTCCCTGTCACGAGAGGAACAAGCCAAATATTACGAGCTGGCGAGAAAAGAGAGGCAACTCCACTCTCAGCTCTACCCTGGATGGTCAGCACGAGATAACTACGTGAGTCAGACAATTCCATTTCACATCACTGTTCAGAGTCAAGGTGGATCTGCGCACCTtaaccactgtttttttttgtaatgtgtgcaGGGAAAACGGAAAAAGAGGAAGCGGGACAATAAACCTGACTCAAAACCAGAAGGTAACGAGTCGATCACTTATATCTCCCTTCTAAAAGCAGCAACAAAGCTCAAGCGCAATGAATACTCTGAATctacttttgctttttttatcaATTTCCTTCACTAACACTACTTTCTTCAATCTATACCTTGACAAGCAGCTTATGAGGTACAGTGCCAATAGTGGCAGGTATGTCTGCTGTTATGCAATAAATATTATAATGTCAGAAGTTGCCCAAAGTCCAGGGGGCCTTCCACATTTCAGTGTatcatgtttttaatcattcatgTGTACCAGTTGAATCttgaacatttttcactttGCGAGTTGAACATTTCATTGCTACCACCCCCATTGTTTTAATAATCACTCGTTGACTTCTGTCAGTTGGCGGCATTGAGGGACGTGTACCAGTTTTTAAGCCAGCACCAGATCCATTATTCAAACGCCTCCGTCTCTCCTTTGTGTTCATCAGACTTCTCAATAAGAAGCAAGAAACAGTGCGTTCAGTACCTGCCCTCCGAGAAGATGTGCGACAGCCCGGCGTCGTCCCACGGAAGCATGCTGGATTCACCCGCCACCCCGTCCGCCGCGCTGGCCTCCCCAGCCGCTCCTGCGGCCACTCACTCCGAGCAGGCCCAGCCGCTGTCGCTCACCACCAAACCGGAGGGGCGCATGCCCCACCACTTCTCTGTACTCGGAAAAGCTTCGGGAGGCACGTCCTCCTCGTTCTCCTCGTCGTCATCCGTCTCCCAGCCGACCATTTCTATCCCGATTGGCACTTCGGGTAGCCAGTCGACGACACCCATCCTGAGCCGGCCGATCCCCTTCGCATCTCTGCACCCTTCCATGCTCTCGCCGCCCTCGTCTTTCCATCAGGCGGCCCTTCACTCCCACCATGCCCTCTTCCAGTCACAGCCCTTGTCCTTGGTTACCAAACCAACTGAATGAATctgcaaaaacttttttttttctaccatttATTAAGCTGTATATTGCTTTTCTTTAAGATAGGTAGTAGAGCCccctttttttctaaataaagaaaaggaagaaataTTATTGGTCAATATTTGACTGTTTCCTTTTCTACATctctcaataaaacaaaatgtattttttgtaaagTTCACCGCaaaacctgttttgttttgttgcatttatcCAATGAACCTCTTGTATAAAAGAACCAATGTACATACAGTttctttataaaacaaaaattgaacaaaaacatattcTTTGTAGCCAAAATCTGATTAATGTTAGCATTGTTTTTTGTCCTTGAGCTGGCCAATAATTTTGCAGCCCTGTTTTCAATTCATGAGTGTGTGACCCTTCTTTGatatgttaaataaacatttgaaatggttTCTTACAGCAAATGTTTCCTGTTTTTCAGGTTCATTTAGTCCATGTGATTTAATAAcattcatttttataatttaatgTAGTTAGGATTAATATTCTCGTGATCACAACAAAATCTTTATTGACTAGTTGTATATAACTCAACTTAAATTGAATCACGGCCTCGAACGTCATTGTGTAGCTCTGAAGTGGAAACGGCTACCAAAAAGTCTTGCGGATGCTGCCacacactttaatgtttaataaaacacaattaGGCAAACCACACTGGATAATGAGAACCTGAACCAGGCTGACTAAAATTTAAGGCTGcagtaaacacaaataaaatcataatgagCATCTGCTCCttctcaacatacagtatagtgtcCCATATCAAACGGCACGAAAGGAGGTCCGCACTGTCCCAGCACAGCAAAACCTGCTTGGGATCTCTGTTCGTCTTGCTCTTTTACTGCATCTTTATTCACCATTTGGCGAGCAGCTTAGGCTTTAATTAATTCATAGTTAATGGGCTGTAGCCCTTGGGAGCTCATTAGGCATTTCCATTAGTGAAAAACACACTAGGTAGGTTACAGTTTTTGGTGCCTTTGGAGATGAGGAGTTATGCCAGAGATGGTCCAATTATGCCGGAGCAGGGGGACTGACCTGGACAAACACTGACGTCCCCCAACGTCTTTTAGTAACATCAGTAACAGTGGGGGACATTTGCGCTGGAAAATCACTCCATTAAATATGTTGCCAATGAAAGCACATTATCCTTTATTTCCAAGTGGTTGATACAATCAATGAGATACAGCACATTGTACGTAGACGCCTGTTCACAATTAGGCAATCTAATGTGATGCAACAAGTGCTGTATCAAATATATTAATGCACTGTCAGAGAAGTATTAATTGTTGTCAAACTATCATAATGAAAGATGTGTTAAATTGTTGGATTCCTTCACGAGCATAGAAACACCTGTCAGGAAGATGTATTACACTACTGCAAACCACAACCACATTAATAAACAAAATTACAAGTTCTCGGAGCGTGCCAATTAAAACCAGGCATTGGTAATGTACAAGTACAATTGTTGATACAGCTCTTCTATCGGCTCAAGGTTAAATGATCTGATTAGTAGATTTATTGAGCCTGTTTCAAACAAATCATGACTAAAACTaccgatcccccccccccccccccttttagtTTTCAGGCAAATATCAAACATAATAAATCTTAACGTGTTTTTTTGCTATCTTTCATTCAAAGCAGAAATGTGATGCCACGGCTGCTGACCCTAAGTCGCTGTCACTTGAACCTCATGATCTGTCACTTAAATCATAGGTAACTAACGAGTTGTCAAAACAGTCGGCAACTCATGTCTCCTGAAGGTCACACATGGAGTGGACTAAGCCAGACGTACCCTTATTATTAAACCGTATAAAAGGCAACTCAAAATATGCTGCTTATTTCAGGATGTTCATTTGGCATAACATAACCGCAAAAGTCATATGAGACCTCTATCAAAGTATCTGCCTGCACAGAGATGATAATGATACTACACTTTTATGGTTAATCCTCTCAAAGATgaattttgcaatatttttcctGTGGCTGTTGTAGTTTGCtgtggtgtacaactgcactaCTTTATATTGAGAACACAGAGGAGCAAACTATTAGAAACAGAGTGTGCAGAGTGtcattcacaccagacatcccgaGAATATTTCGGAACAGAAAAAGTTGTGTAAAGAGCCATTTATTTGCCATTTCAAGTGATGTTTTATgctctgttatttttattgtattgcttgatttcttttCAACTATGTTTGTATGGTGACCCTGACTGCTCTGAAAGGCgcctataaataaaaatgaattaaagaggaatggtccaaaattccttcTGAGCAACTACTTGA contains:
- the tcf7l1b gene encoding transcription factor 7-like 1-B isoform X1; translated protein: MPQLNGGGGDDLGANDEMISFKDEGEQEEKISENVSAERDLDDVKSSLVNESENNSSSSDSEFVCAHAPRQQAERRPQTRADSESYEKARDYFTEALRRQHDGGFFKSPHYPGYPFLMIPDLSNPYLSNGSLSPGARTYLQMKWPLLDVPGSAGLKDSRSPTPGHLSNKVPVVQHAHHVHPLTPLITYSNEHFSPGTPPSHLSPEILDPKTGIPRTPHPSELSPYYPLSPGAVGSIAHPLGWLMPQQGQHMYSIPPGGFRHPYPALAMNASMSSLVSSRFSPHMVTPPPHSLHQTGIPHPAIVSPAIKQEPNSDNTTPSMHARKSPIPPKKEEDKKPHIKKPLNAFMLYMKEMRAKVVAECTLKESAAINQILGRRWHSLSREEQAKYYELARKERQLHSQLYPGWSARDNYGKRKKRKRDNKPDSKPEDFSIRSKKQCVQYLPSEKMCDSPASSHGSMLDSPATPSAALASPAAPAATHSEQAQPLSLTTKPEGRMPHHFSVLGKASGGTSSSFSSSSSVSQPTISIPIGTSGSQSTTPILSRPIPFASLHPSMLSPPSSFHQAALHSHHALFQSQPLSLVTKPTE
- the tcf7l1b gene encoding transcription factor 7-like 1-B isoform X2, whose translation is MPQLNGGGGDDLGANDEMISFKDEGEQEEKISENVSAERDLDDVKSSLVNESENNSSSSDSEFVCAHAPRQQAERRPQTRADSESYEKARDYFTEALRRQHDGGFFKSPHYPGYPFLMIPDLSNPYLSNGSLSPGARTYLQMKWPLLDVPGSAGLKDSRSPTPGHLSNKVPVVQHAHHVHPLTPLITYSNEHFSPGTPPSHLSPEILDPKTGIPRTPHPSELSPYYPLSPGAVGSIAHPLGWLMPQQGQHMYSIPPGGFRHPYPALAMNASMSSLVSSRFSPHMVTPPPHSLHQTGIPHPAIVSPAIKQEPNSDNTTPSMHAKSPIPPKKEEDKKPHIKKPLNAFMLYMKEMRAKVVAECTLKESAAINQILGRRWHSLSREEQAKYYELARKERQLHSQLYPGWSARDNYGKRKKRKRDNKPDSKPEDFSIRSKKQCVQYLPSEKMCDSPASSHGSMLDSPATPSAALASPAAPAATHSEQAQPLSLTTKPEGRMPHHFSVLGKASGGTSSSFSSSSSVSQPTISIPIGTSGSQSTTPILSRPIPFASLHPSMLSPPSSFHQAALHSHHALFQSQPLSLVTKPTE
- the tcf7l1b gene encoding transcription factor 7-like 1-B isoform X3, encoding MPQLNGGGGDDLGANDEMISFKDEGEQEEKISENVSAERDLDDVKSSLVNESENNSSSSDSEQAERRPQTRADSESYEKARDYFTEALRRQHDGGFFKSPHYPGYPFLMIPDLSNPYLSNGSLSPGARTYLQMKWPLLDVPGSAGLKDSRSPTPGHLSNKVPVVQHAHHVHPLTPLITYSNEHFSPGTPPSHLSPEILDPKTGIPRTPHPSELSPYYPLSPGAVGSIAHPLGWLMPQQGQHMYSIPPGGFRHPYPALAMNASMSSLVSSRFSPHMVTPPPHSLHQTGIPHPAIVSPAIKQEPNSDNTTPSMHARKSPIPPKKEEDKKPHIKKPLNAFMLYMKEMRAKVVAECTLKESAAINQILGRRWHSLSREEQAKYYELARKERQLHSQLYPGWSARDNYGKRKKRKRDNKPDSKPEDFSIRSKKQCVQYLPSEKMCDSPASSHGSMLDSPATPSAALASPAAPAATHSEQAQPLSLTTKPEGRMPHHFSVLGKASGGTSSSFSSSSSVSQPTISIPIGTSGSQSTTPILSRPIPFASLHPSMLSPPSSFHQAALHSHHALFQSQPLSLVTKPTE
- the tcf7l1b gene encoding transcription factor 7-like 1-B isoform X4, whose amino-acid sequence is MPQLNGGGGDDLGANDEMISFKDEGEQEEKISENVSAERDLDDVKSSLVNESENNSSSSDSEQAERRPQTRADSESYEKARDYFTEALRRQHDGGFFKSPHYPGYPFLMIPDLSNPYLSNGSLSPGARTYLQMKWPLLDVPGSAGLKDSRSPTPGHLSNKVPVVQHAHHVHPLTPLITYSNEHFSPGTPPSHLSPEILDPKTGIPRTPHPSELSPYYPLSPGAVGSIAHPLGWLMPQQGQHMYSIPPGGFRHPYPALAMNASMSSLVSSRFSPHMVTPPPHSLHQTGIPHPAIVSPAIKQEPNSDNTTPSMHAKSPIPPKKEEDKKPHIKKPLNAFMLYMKEMRAKVVAECTLKESAAINQILGRRWHSLSREEQAKYYELARKERQLHSQLYPGWSARDNYGKRKKRKRDNKPDSKPEDFSIRSKKQCVQYLPSEKMCDSPASSHGSMLDSPATPSAALASPAAPAATHSEQAQPLSLTTKPEGRMPHHFSVLGKASGGTSSSFSSSSSVSQPTISIPIGTSGSQSTTPILSRPIPFASLHPSMLSPPSSFHQAALHSHHALFQSQPLSLVTKPTE